A window of Aeromicrobium sp. Root236 contains these coding sequences:
- a CDS encoding cyclopropane-fatty-acyl-phospholipid synthase family protein: MSQASALLRLVEDSVGLELPIRLRSWDGSEAGPPGAPTVVIRNRRALRHVLWSPGELGLARAYVQGDLDVEGDLGEALRSLWDAVRNARTADGSAGRPRLGPKQVARAAALAVRLGAIGRCPPRPAAESALTGELHSTERDLAAISHHYDLSNDFYELILDPNMAYSCGFHTTPELSLEDAQTAKLHLVCRKLGLQPGMRMVDIGSGWGSLTLFAAEHYGVHVTGVTLSVEQRDYVMGKAAERGLRDRVDVSLRHFRDLEASGVRDAEIDAIASIEMGEHVGDAEYVVFVDSIRRYLKPGGRVLIQQMSRSNDTLGDRPGGGPFIETYIAPDMHMKPLAKTIGLIAAAGLEIRDVQAMREHYPQTVAAWAANLEDSWDTAVKLVGEENARVWRLYLAGGALAFEENRMGVDQILAVRPSARGVSGMPSSPMAWLPVTS; this comes from the coding sequence TCGGGCTCGAGCTGCCGATCCGCCTGCGCAGCTGGGACGGCAGCGAAGCCGGTCCACCCGGCGCGCCGACCGTCGTGATCCGGAACCGCCGAGCACTGCGGCACGTCCTGTGGAGCCCAGGAGAGCTGGGGCTCGCCCGCGCGTACGTCCAAGGCGATCTCGACGTCGAGGGCGATCTCGGCGAGGCGCTGCGGTCCCTCTGGGACGCGGTCCGCAACGCTCGTACGGCCGACGGCTCGGCCGGCCGGCCGCGGCTCGGCCCGAAACAGGTCGCCCGGGCGGCGGCGCTGGCCGTACGACTCGGTGCGATCGGTCGCTGCCCGCCGCGACCGGCGGCGGAGTCCGCCCTGACCGGCGAGCTGCACAGCACGGAGCGCGACCTCGCAGCGATCTCGCACCACTACGACCTGTCCAACGACTTCTACGAGCTGATCCTCGATCCCAACATGGCGTACTCCTGCGGCTTCCACACCACGCCGGAGCTGAGCCTCGAGGACGCGCAGACCGCCAAGCTCCATCTGGTCTGCCGCAAGCTCGGGTTGCAACCCGGCATGAGGATGGTCGACATCGGCTCGGGCTGGGGCTCCCTGACGCTGTTCGCCGCCGAGCACTACGGCGTCCACGTCACGGGTGTGACGCTGTCGGTCGAGCAGCGCGACTACGTCATGGGCAAGGCAGCCGAGCGCGGGCTTCGGGACCGGGTCGACGTGAGCCTGCGCCACTTCCGTGACCTCGAGGCGTCCGGCGTACGAGACGCGGAGATCGACGCGATCGCCTCGATCGAGATGGGCGAGCACGTCGGCGACGCCGAGTACGTCGTGTTCGTCGACTCGATCCGCCGCTATCTCAAGCCGGGTGGCCGGGTGCTCATCCAGCAGATGTCACGCAGCAACGACACGCTCGGCGACCGTCCCGGAGGCGGTCCGTTCATCGAGACGTACATCGCTCCGGACATGCACATGAAGCCACTAGCGAAGACCATCGGCCTGATCGCGGCGGCCGGCCTCGAGATCCGGGACGTCCAGGCGATGCGTGAGCACTACCCGCAGACCGTCGCGGCCTGGGCCGCGAACCTCGAGGACAGCTGGGACACCGCGGTCAAGCTCGTCGGCGAGGAGAACGCCCGCGTGTGGCGGCTCTATCTGGCGGGCGGGGCACTCGCGTTCGAGGAGAACCGCATGGGCGTCGACCAGATCCTGGCGGTCAGGCCGAGTGCTCGCGGAGTCAGCGGGATGCCGTCATCGCCGATGGCATGGCTCCCGGTCACCAGCTGA
- a CDS encoding 4'-phosphopantetheinyl transferase superfamily protein, whose product MDAGTAARGRLVVAWTTAAGADQQLARLAASFIGAGDGDARIVRACRSCGSDRHGKPYVVGLDSPVHVSLSRTGGLAALAVTDAGPVGIDVEALLTGGASDVATWVRKESVVKATGHGLTVDPDLVEVTPPGSAPALIGWPEDEPLGSPVWMYDVECPAGYVAAAAVLSDAAPELTPGAAPEG is encoded by the coding sequence ATGGATGCCGGCACGGCGGCTCGCGGGCGGCTCGTCGTCGCCTGGACCACCGCAGCAGGTGCCGACCAGCAGCTGGCCCGGCTCGCCGCGTCCTTCATCGGTGCTGGCGACGGTGACGCTCGCATCGTCCGCGCGTGCCGATCGTGCGGCAGCGACCGGCACGGCAAGCCGTACGTGGTCGGGCTCGACAGCCCGGTCCACGTGAGCCTCAGCAGGACCGGCGGACTCGCCGCCCTTGCGGTGACCGACGCCGGCCCGGTCGGGATCGACGTCGAGGCGCTGCTTACCGGCGGCGCATCCGACGTGGCGACCTGGGTACGCAAGGAGTCCGTCGTCAAGGCGACGGGCCATGGCCTCACGGTCGACCCGGACCTCGTCGAGGTGACACCACCCGGCTCGGCTCCGGCGCTCATCGGGTGGCCCGAGGACGAGCCCTTGGGCTCACCCGTCTGGATGTACGACGTGGAGTGCCCTGCGGGCTACGTCGCCGCTGCGGCGGTGCTGTCGGACGCCGCTCCGGAGCTCACGCCTGGGGCAGCGCCGGAAGGCTGA
- the ppk2 gene encoding polyphosphate kinase 2 gives MTTDFGTPLRVDIDRLGDYSVLDTEDDDPILLDQGGRPIDTWREGYPYPARMDVQEYDMQKRLLQIELLKLQNWIKSTGGRLVVVFEGRDAAGKGGTIKRFTEHLNPRGARVVALEKPSEREESQWYFQRYVQHLPAAGEIVMFDRSWYNRAGVERVMGFCSDAQYDEFIRQAPTFEKMLVNDGLHLIKFWFSVSASEQRTRFAIRQVDPVRQWKLSPMDLQSLDKWDAYTRAKETMFARTDTWVAPWTVVKSNDKKRARVESMRHVLAQFDYDNKDHELVTRADPLIVGPASELFRDATD, from the coding sequence ATGACCACTGACTTCGGGACGCCGCTCCGCGTCGACATCGACCGTCTGGGCGACTACTCCGTCCTCGACACGGAGGACGACGACCCGATCCTGCTCGACCAAGGCGGACGGCCGATCGACACCTGGCGTGAGGGATACCCGTACCCGGCACGCATGGACGTCCAGGAGTACGACATGCAGAAGCGCCTCCTGCAGATCGAGCTGCTGAAGCTGCAGAACTGGATCAAGAGCACCGGCGGACGGCTCGTCGTCGTGTTCGAGGGCCGCGACGCTGCGGGCAAGGGCGGCACGATCAAGCGGTTCACCGAGCACCTGAACCCGCGTGGTGCGCGTGTCGTCGCGCTCGAGAAGCCCAGCGAGCGCGAGGAGTCGCAGTGGTACTTCCAGCGTTACGTCCAGCACCTGCCGGCTGCCGGCGAGATCGTGATGTTCGACCGGTCCTGGTACAACCGAGCCGGCGTCGAACGGGTCATGGGATTCTGCTCCGACGCCCAGTACGACGAGTTCATCCGGCAGGCACCGACGTTCGAGAAGATGCTCGTCAACGACGGCCTGCACCTCATCAAGTTCTGGTTCTCGGTCTCGGCGTCCGAGCAACGCACGCGCTTCGCGATCCGCCAGGTCGACCCGGTACGCCAGTGGAAGCTGTCGCCGATGGACCTGCAGTCGCTCGACAAGTGGGACGCCTACACGCGCGCGAAGGAGACGATGTTCGCGCGCACCGACACCTGGGTCGCGCCGTGGACCGTGGTCAAGAGCAACGACAAGAAGCGGGCGCGCGTCGAGTCGATGCGGCACGTGCTGGCGCAGTTCGACTACGACAACAAGGACCACGAGCTGGTCACCCGGGCTGATCCCCTGATCGTCGGACCGGCATCAGAGCTGTTCCGCGACGCCACCGACTGA